In the Veillonella criceti genome, CTTTTCAGGTCTAATAGTCATGTGAATCAAGTTGCAAATTAGAATTTTCTTTTAATACTTCTTGTACTTTAACATCACTATTGCGCCACATTGCTGCCCCTGTATAAGGCGTTCCAAGTTGATCAAAATGCACAAAAGAAATACTTCTAACCATAATCACTAAACCTGAAAAGCAAAGTAAAAAGAAAATTGCTAAACTAACTATACCAGCATACTTATGTACTCGATACCAACGTCTCATATATTTATCAACCTTCTAATATTCATAACGAACACCTAAGGTATAAGTGCGACCAGCCGTTGCTTCATTATCGTAAAATTCTCTATCAAATATATTATCAATGCTGAATTTAACTGTAAAATCAGGTGTTACTCGATAGCCCACACTTGTATTGACTAAGAAATAACCATCATAAGCCCCATACTCACCACCTGGGGCATTGGCATTTTGACGAGGACTCACATATTGCATATCTAGCAAGGCAATCCATTTCGCTCTATCATACGCTAGCCCTGCATGGAAAATATGTTTAGGCACACCATAATCAACTTGATTATTATAACCAGATTGATTCGTATTTGTGATTTCAGGCCCACTCACTTTGCCCATCTGCCAAGCATAATTAATATACGAGCTTAAATTATCATTAAATCTATGTTCATAATTTAACTCAATGCCACGACGATTTTCTTCCCCATAGTTAATATATTGTTTATATTCAACAATACTACTATTAGGCGCATAAAAATATGTATAAGCTACTTTATCTTTTGTTTCTACTTGATATAAAGAAATATCTAATGTATCTTTATCAGTTAAATGACGTTTCATCCCCACTTCCCAGGTCTTAGATATTTCAGGATCTAAATCTGGATTAGGAATTACATTTCCCATACCTGACCCACCAAACCGATAAATATTATACAAAGCTGGTGGATTAAATGATTCTCCATATGATACATAATAATTCATATTCTCATTGGCTTTATACTCTAAGGCAACCTTGGGACTTATATGATTATACGTTTTACCCTCTGAAGTTGTATCATAACCATTTTTACCGCTACGCCAGAATTTTCCATCCCCTTTTTTGAAACGATCATAACGAGCACCAACAAACAAAGACCATTCATCATCAAATTTATATTCATCTTGAACGAAAACCGCTAAGTTTTTCACTTTCCCTTCGTCCTGTGCATATTGCTCAATAATTGAACCCTTATTATGCCAAGAAGATAAATCATAACGTTTTTGAATCATTTCTTCTTCGTGATAAGAAACCCCTGCATTAATGGTATGTTTTCCAATATCATGCCACGTCTTTTCAATTTCATAGGCCCATTTTTTACCTGGATGTTGCGAATAATCACCAACCCCGGCCCAATCAATCCCTGTATATTTACTTGGAACCGTAGCCGATGTAAATCCATCAACTTTATCATGCGCATAACTTGCTCTAGCTAAGAAATCATTCGCCGTATCCTGATACGACAAAATATGCGTGTCCCGTTTATTCTCACTATCATAACCTAAAAATTTTTAGGAGAGAGACTTATATATTTATTCTCGCCAACTAATATATTACCTTTCCAAACGGGATTTCCCTTAGCATCACGTACATAAGTAAATGGATTCTTATAAAAAGACTGACTATTCGTTCTTGAATAACTATATGTTAACAGTTTATCTTGATTAAATTATAGCCAATCTTAAAGCCATAATTTTCATGTTCCCATTCTTTTTCACCACGCCCACCATATAAATAGGTACCATTACTTAATTGTTTCAAATCAGCACTAGCATCAATTTTAGTATTCGCTTTCACCGTATTAGCTGAAGCTGCCCGATAAAAACCACGATATCCATCAGACGAACGCTTTTCATAATTCACTCCTAAAGACCACTTATCAGATAATCTAGAGTTTACTGTAACAGCTTTTTTCCAAGTATTGTTACTACCATATGACATATCAGCTACTACAGAAGTACCTTCCTCGGGCACTCCTTTTGTAATAATATTAATAACACCTGCTACTGCGTGGCCCCCATACAAAGAGGATGCGCCCCCTCTTAGAACTTCAATACGTTCCACATTCGTAATGGGCACCATATTAAAATTCACTACACCATTGTATGAACTATTTTGCTGTACCCCATCGACTAAAACTAGTACATCCGTCGAATCCATGCCACGCATAGTTAAGCTGCCTTGAGCACTCTGATCAATAAAAATACCAGGCAAAAATTGTAAGGCTTCTTGCACTGACGAGATATTCTTATGCTCTATATCTTGCGACGTAATAACACTTACACTAGCTGGCACATTCGCAATATCTTGATTAGTTTTAGTAGCAGTTACTACTACTGTCCCCAAATCATAATCCGATGTCACTACACCTTCTGCAGCTACAATTGAACTACTCAATACAATGCCAATACTACTACAACATAGTAATGCAACAAGTCTTGATTTATTCTTACCTAACATATTACCCCTCCTAAGTAAATCCCCGCTAAATATACCCATACACCTATGCGCTACATGAAAACTTCATAAATAGCCTTTATAAGTCGAATTATACTGCCCTATATTACCCCAGTCAACGAAATACACATAGTAATGAATTATTATCATAACTCAATGCCTATTTTTGAATAAAAAGTAAAAATTAATAAAATACAAAAATCCCCCAACCATAAACGGTCGGGGGAGGGGATAAATATCAACTGTTTAATACTTTTTCTTCTAACGCTTTTTCTATTTCACCTAATGTCATACCATCACTAACTCGTTTCCAAACTAGTAACCCATTAGCACTAGCAAAATGTACAAAGGTCGCAGCAGCAGAAGGGGAAGAAAATAGTATATCTTCAATTAATTTTCCATTTTTTATTTTACTTTTATACTTATCTCTATTACGTATTACATAATTAGGACAACTAGCTGTTTTTTCTTGAACAACTTCACTACCTTTAAATACCATAAAGCCATCATTTGTCCGTTTACCATAAGCCTTATAACCTTTTAAAGTAGTAATCAACTTGTCTTCTTTCGTTTTTGTGCTTTTACCAATAGGATCAAATATTTTATAGCCCATTGTCCCTATAATCATTTTAATATAAGAAATAAACTCTTCTAACACACATTCTTTTTCTTCAGAAATATTGCCAATTGTAGGCTCTACATTATTTGTAACTTTATAACGGTTACCTTTCTTTGCCATATTACAAAATTTATTTTCCAAAAAGCTTATTTCTGTAGGGCCAAAAGAGTCATCTGATGTTGTGATAATAATAGCTTCCGTCCAATAGTCAATAGATTGATGTGCTTCTACTGCTCTAGATAAAACGCCTAACCCATTTTTTCGTATTCCTCCCTGCCCTATATAAATACTGGCGTTATCATCTTTATCAGTTCCCATTAGAAAATAAACACCACTTTGTTGTAAATATTTTAAGTCATTACAATTATCCGCTAAGGTTCTGGGGATTTTATACACTACACCTGGGCGACCTTCCATACTCCCCTTAATACGACCAGTTGGCTCTTTATCTAATAAAAATAAGGTAATAACTGCTCCATCTATAGCCAATAGTATCCCTACTTTCTCCGCAATGGTAAAATATCCTTTTCTATCATCTGTTTCAAATCAGTGGTTATAGCCCTTTTATATTTTAATCTAGAAACCGGTTCTTCAGTAGTTTCCTTATATTTAGTATAATCAGCAGTCTTAACTAACTCAGATTCGCCAGGTTGTATTTCATTTCGTGGATTATAGGTATCACCCATATATGATACAATATGCTCTTTTACGCCCCATTTTCTTGAGAAAGTTTGATATGCATACTCCCGTGCTTCTTGACTTTTATCTTCTAACAGCTCTGAAATATTAACATCTCTATATTCATTTGGATTAGACAAAATACCTTGCCAAATCTCATCTAGCATTGTAGCAATCTTAGGATTTGATTTAAATAATTCTTCAATAAATCCATTAACTTCAGCCTCTGCTTTTTTCCCGATAGAAGTAAATAAAACCTCTTGCCCTTCACTAGAGGTACTAGGCACATAGCTTTGAATTAAAGAAATAATATATTCATAATTTATTTCTTCTGTATGAGTCGTCTCTAGCTCATAACTAACATCAAACTCTATATTATCACCTGAGTCATCGCCTGTCCCTCTACGTTTTTTTAATTCATCAATAACATTTTCATATTTCCCTCGATACTCTTCCCACTTATCAAATGTTATTGAAAACTCTGTTCCTAACATAGATTCGTCAAAATCACTATACACTCGAATCGCACTAAATGCTTTATCTACATTTTGAAATGCCTTAGCATATCGCCGTAAGGATTCATCTGAAGCCCCTTGGATAACTATATCGCTAACATTAGGAGCAATTAATAATAATGCCTCAATAGCTTTTATAAAATTATCTCTTGATTCTTGCCAAGTAGGTGCCAATACATCATTCTCACCGCCATTTGAATATAAAATTAAAGCATTTTTAACGTGCTCCTCAAACAAAGCCGGCGTTTGGAATGTTACAATCTGTCCAAATTTTTTATCTACTGTAAATAGTCGATTAGTTCGTGAAAATGCTTGAATTAAATTCTGCGGTTGCATAGGGGCACGATCAATAAATAAAGTACTCATACAAGGTGCATCAAAGCCTGTCAATAAACGATCAACAACAATTACAATATCCAACTGTGCAGCTCGACTTAAATATTGACTCTTCTTTCGTGCTAACCGATCATTAATATTGCTATTATATTGCCGAATCGTTTCCATTGAATAGCTAGTTCCAAATTCTTCATTATAATCAGCAATACACTCTTTCATTACGCGCTGATTCTCAATAGATGTTTCATCATTTTCTGAAATAGAATAAGTTATAGCTATCTTTGGAAAATCAGGTAATACCTTTTTAATATTTTCATCAACTTTTATTTTTGAAGTCCCGTTTTTAACAGCCTTAAATAACTTATAATATTTCTGAGCCTGTTCGATAGAACTCGTTGTTAATAACGCATCATATGTCTGTCCAGGTCCTTTTATAAAACCTAATTTATTACGTGAACGGTTAACAATAGAATCTACTACTTGTAACATATGTGATTCTGATAAAAACACCTCTGCTGGAATTAGTTTTTCTTTATCCTTAATTTCCATATCCATAATAGTACGTAGAACTTCCGGACTTAATTCCTCATGGCTATTCCCCATTTTAATACGAGCAATCATTTCATCTAATTGATATTCTGGAATTGTCCGTTTATATTCCACTTGAAAACCTAATACAGCTCTATCATGAATAGCTTCTTTTACTGTATATTGATGTAAACGTTTACCATATTGTTGCTCTGTAGTTCTTGGCAATTCCCCTACTTCAGCATGAGCATTTTCTGCAAAAATAGGAGTACCTGTAAAACCATACCACAATGAATTAATAAAAAATTTCTCAATCTCATGTTTTTTCTGTGCTGAAATTGCTCGATGACATTCATCAACAACAAATGCTAAATTTAAATGCGTAAGCTTCTTATACCTAGGTGTATCTTTTTTAGTTTCAAATCGTCGCATTACATGATGTAACTTTTGAATCGTCGTCACAATAACATTACGATTTGCAGAAAGTAACCGCTCAATCAATTCATTAACATTATCCGTCTCATCAATATCAATGACATCATTTTCTGCATATGACTGAAAAGATGCAGTCGTTTGTTGATCTAAATCAACTCTATCAACAATAAAAATAGTTTTATCAATCGATGGAATCATTAATAAATTACGTGCCACCTTATATGAAGTTAATGTTTTTCCGGAGCCAGTTGTATGCCATACATAGCCCGATATTCTTGTTTTAGAAGCCTCTTTAACAGCTTCAATTGCATGAATCTGATAAGGACGTAATGCAATCAACGCCTTCTTATCATTATCTATCACTGTATATTGGGTAACCATTTTATGGGCCATAGGAATTGATAGAACCTTATCTGCAAAATTAATATAGTCATCTACAGGTTCATTGCTTTCATCAACCCATTTAGTTAAAAACTGTTCATTTAATTTTGTATCTGGAGCAGTTGCAATATATCGAGTATCTGTACCATTTGAAATGACAAATAATTGTAAACAAGAATAAATACC is a window encoding:
- a CDS encoding PepSY domain-containing protein — translated: MRRWYRVHKYAGIVSLAIFFLLCFSGLVIMVRSISFVHFDQLGTPYTGAAMWRNSDVKVQEVLKENSNLQLDSHDY
- a CDS encoding TonB-dependent receptor → MLGKNKSRLVALLCCSSIGIVLSSSIVAAEGVVTSDYDLGTVVVTATKTNQDIANVPASVSVITSQDIEHKNISSVQEALQFLPGIFIDQSAQGSLTMRGMDSTDVLVLVDGVQQNSSYNGVVNFNMVPITNVERIEVLRGGASSLYGGHAVAGVINIITKGVPEEGTSVVADMSYGSNNTWKKAVTVNSRLSDKWSLGVNYEKRSSDGYRGFYRAASANTVKANTKIDASADLKQLSNGTYLYGGRGEKEWEHENYGFKIGYNLIKINC
- a CDS encoding GIY-YIG nuclease family protein; this encodes MAIDGAVITLFLLDKEPTGRIKGSMEGRPGVVYKIPRTLADNCNDLKYLQQSGVYFLMGTDKDDNASIYIGQGGIRKNGLGVLSRAVEAHQSIDYWTEAIIITTSDDSFGPTEISFLENKFCNMAKKGNRYKVTNNVEPTIGNISEEKECVLEEFISYIKMIIGTMGYKIFDPIGKSTKTKEDKLITTLKGYKAYGKRTNDGFMVFKGSEVVQEKTASCPNYVIRNRDKYKSKIKNGKLIEDILFSSPSAAATFVHFASANGLLVWKRVSDGMTLGEIEKALEEKVLNS
- a CDS encoding type I restriction endonuclease subunit R, EcoR124 family, which encodes MGMQYTSESKMERELINQLVSGVSQWTERPDLRTEDDLWDNFRKKLEQNNVDVLDGVPLTNLEFQQIKNQLNFPTFYDAAKWLAGENGIAKVQVQRENATLGTIRLRVINRQDIAGGISSYEVINQFQSVKRSGMDQNRRFDVTLLINGLPMIHIELKNRTHPYMDGFRQIKKYLQEGKFTGIYSCLQLFVISNGTDTRYIATAPDTKLNEQFLTKWVDESNEPVDDYINFADKVLSIPMAHKMVTQYTVIDNDKKALIALRPYQIHAIEAVKEASKTRISGYVWHTTGSGKTLTSYKVARNLLMIPSIDKTIFIVDRVDLDQQTTASFQSYAENDVIDIDETDNVNELIERLLSANRNVIVTTIQKLHHVMRRFETKKDTPRYKKLTHLNLAFVVDECHRAISAQKKHEIEKFFINSLWYGFTGTPIFAENAHAEVGELPRTTEQQYGKRLHQYTVKEAIHDRAVLGFQVEYKRTIPEYQLDEMIARIKMGNSHEELSPEVLRTIMDMEIKDKEKLIPAEVFLSESHMLQVVDSIVNRSRNKLGFIKGPGQTYDALLTTSSIEQAQKYYKLFKAVKNGTSKIKVDENIKKVLPDFPKIAITYSISENDETSIENQRVMKECIADYNEEFGTSYSMETIRQYNSNINDRLARKKSQYLSRAAQLDIVIVVDRLLTGFDAPCMSTLFIDRAPMQPQNLIQAFSRTNRLFTVDKKFGQIVTFQTPALFEEHVKNALILYSNGGENDVLAPTWQESRDNFIKAIEALLLIAPNVSDIVIQGASDESLRRYAKAFQNVDKAFSAIRVYSDFDESMLGTEFSITFDKWEEYRGKYENVIDELKKRRGTGDDSGDNIEFDVSYELETTHTEEINYEYIISLIQSYVPSTSSEGQEVLFTSIGKKAEAEVNGFIEELFKSNPKIATMLDEIWQGILSNPNEYRDVNISELLEDKSQEAREYAYQTFSRKWGVKEHIVSYMGDTYNPRNEIQPGESELVKTADYTKYKETTEEPVSRLKYKRAITTDLKQMIEKDILPLRRK